The DNA sequence GCGTCGAGGTCCGCCGTGGCCCGGCCGCCGACGGGCAGGCCGAAGTCGTTCCCGGTCTGCCGGTAGAGCCCGTAGAACAGCCGCCAGCCCTGCGCCGTGTCGTTGGCGTAGCCGAAGGCGATGCCCTGCCGGCCGGAGGCCCGGGCCAGTTCCCGGCCGGCCTCCAGGAAGCGCTCGGGTGTGGAGAAGGCTTCCTGGTCGAGGGCTCCGTCGCCGGTCAGGAGCCCGGCCTCGCGGGCGGTGTCGGGGTGGAAGAAGACGATGAACGGGTGGGTGTCCAGCGGTACGGCGTAGGTCCGTCCCCGGTGCTGGGTGCGGCTCCACACCGCGTCGGCGAAGTCCTGCTCCCGGACGCCGAACTCGGCGAGCAGAGCGGTGTCCCAGGGGTCGAGCAGTCCCAGGGGCGCGTACCCCGCCAGGCGCGACATGTGGGAGACGGCGACGTCCGGGCCGCGCCCGCCGGCCGAGGCCATGGCGAGTTTGGTGTAGTACGGCGTGCCCCATTCCAGCACGGTCCGGTCGACCCGGGTGCCGGACATGTCGGGCCGTGCGATGTCGATCAGTTCGTCGAGCAGGGCGCCGTCGGCGCCGCTGAACAGGTCCCACATGCGCACGGTGCGCGGGTCCGACGCGGCTGCCGCGGAACCGCAGCCGGCGAGGGCTCCGCCGCCGAGGAGGACGGCGGCCGAGGCCAGCGAGGCGCGGAGCACGCCTCGTCGGGACGGTCCGGCGCGGTTACCTTCCGGCCTGGCGGAGGCGGCCCGTGGGCCAGGCAGGTCGACCATGGCACTACCTTTCTCTACATCGATGTACATCGCCGACGGGGTACTGCGGACGTGTCGTGCGCGCGGACCCGGTTCCGGTCGTCCGCCGGACCGGGTCCGGCGCCGTCAGCCGGTGGTTTCGCAGGCGGCCGGGCGCTGTTGGACCCGGCGCAGTACGGCGGTGTCGAACTTCTCGCCGCGGTCGAAGCCGTAGACGCCGTTGCGCTCCTGGAAGACGTCGGTGAGCTGCGTGTAGCAGTAGCCGAACATGTCCGGGTCGTCGAGCAGGACGTCCACCAGTCCGGTGAAGCGGGCCACGAACTCCTCGGCGGTGCGCGGCCGTTCGCCGTACCCCCAGGAGGTGCCGGTCTCGTCGCCGGCGGCGGTCGCGGCGGCCGCCGCGTCCCACCAGATCCCGCCGAACTCGCTGCAGAAGTAGGGCTGTCCGCGGTAGGGCACCGACCAGGTGCGGCCGTCGGGGCCGGTGTTGACGTACGGGCGGTCCTCGGCGAGGCCGGCCATGGTCCTGGCGAAGGCCTCGGGGTCCTGCTCGTAGCAGTGCGAGTCGTACACGTCGGTCTCCGGCACGCGGTGGGCGTAGCCGGAGGCGTCGATCACCGGGCGGCTCGGGTCCGCCTGCTTGGTGGCGAGGAACATGGCCCGGGTCACGTCATCGAGCTGGGTGATGCGGTCGTGGAGGTGCTGGTACGTCTCGTTCAGCGGGCACCAGCCGATGATCGACGGGTGGGAGTGGTCGCGTTCCAGGGCCTCCAGCCACTGGGCGACGTAACTGGCGTCGGGGCGCTGGTTGTCGTCGCGGACGCCGGTCTCGCAGCCCCAGTCTCCGAACTCGCCCCAGACCAGGTAGCCGAGCCGGTCGGCGTGGTAGAGGTAGCGCTCCTCGAACACCTTCTGGTGCAGCCGGGCGCCGTTGAAGCCGGCCCGCAACCCGAGTTCGATGTCGCGCACGAGGTCGGCGTCGGTGGGAGCGGTCATCAGGCCGTCGGGGTAGTAGCCCTGGTCGAGGACCAGCCGCTGGAACACCGGCGCGCCGTTGAGCAGCACCCGCTTGCCGTGCACCGCGACCGAGCGCAGACCGGCGTAGGAGGTGGCCTCGTCGACCACGCCGCCCTCGGCGTCGAGGAGTTGGAGGCGCAGGTCGTACAGGTGCGGGTCGGCCGGCGACCAGGTGCGCAGCCGGTCCTCGGGCACGGTCAGCACCAGTTTGGGGCACAGGTCGAGGTCGGCGCGGGCGGAGGCGCTCACCACCTCGCCGTGCCGGTCGGAGAGCACGGCCCGCACCCGGTGGCCGGGCAGGTTGCCGGTGACCGGGAGGTCGACGTGGAACGATCCCGATCCCAGGTCGGGGGTGATCCGCGGGCGCTTGAGGCGGGCAGCGGCCGGTACGGGCTCGAGCCACACGGTCTGCCAGATGCCGGTGGTGCGGGTGTAGTGGCAGTGCGTGTTGGCGTACCAGGTGGCCTGCTTGCCGCGGGCCTGCGGGCCGTGCCGGCTGTCGCGGGCGCGGACCACGATCACGGCGTTCTCGCCGGGCGCGGCCACCCCGCGCAGGTCCGCGGTGAACGGGGTGAAGCCGCCGCGGTGACGGGCCACCTCGGTGCCGTTGACCCAGACGGTGGCGTCGTGGTCGACCGCGCCGAAGTGCAGCAGCACGTCGGAGCCGGACCACTCCTCGGGGACGGTCACCTCGCGGCGGTACCAGACGGCCTCCATGAAGTCCGTGTCGCCGATCCCCGACAGTTCGGACTCGGGGCAGAAGGGGACGACGATCTCGCCGGTGAGGTCGCGGTCGCGCAGTCCGCGCTCCAGTCCGCTGTCCCCGCGGTCGGTCTCGAACTGCCAGCGGCCATTGAGATTCAGCCATGCCTCGCGGACGAACTGGGGCCGGGGGTACTCCGGACGCGGGACGTCCAGGGGCAGGGGCATGCTCATGCTGCTCCTCATCAGTGCAGGTGCGCTCGGTACGGGGTCATGCGACCATACGATTACATCGATGTAAATGGCCGCGGCGAAAAGTTTTCGGTGACCGATTCACCCCTCGCGCGACCGGGCCCCGCGACGCTGCCGTTACGATCCGGGGGCACGAGGAAGAACGAGAAGGGAAGCATGGGCAGGCCCAGGATCAAGGACGTCGCGGAGTACGCCGGCGTCTCGGCCAAGACGGTGTCGAACGTCCTCAACGACTACGAACACGTCTCCGAGCAGACCCGGGCCGCGGTCCGCGAGGCCATCGACGCCCTCGGTTACCGGGTCAACATCGCCGGACGCCAGCTGCGCCGCGGCCGCACGGGCATGGTCGCGCTCGCCGTGCCGGACCTGGACATCGCCTACTTCGCCGAGCTGGCCCGGCACGTCATGGCGGAGACCGAACGCCTCGGCAGCACCACCCTGCTGCTGGAGACCGGCGGGCGGCGCGAGAAGGAACTGGCCGCCGTGCGCGGCTTCGACGTCCAGTTCACGGACGGCGTCATCCTCTCGCCGCTCGCCCTGCAACCCCGCGACCTGGCGGACCGGGACACGCGGCTGCCGCTGGTGCTGCTGGGCGAGTGCAATCTGCCGGGCAGCGCCGACCACGTGGCGATCGACAACGTCGCGGCGGCGCGCGAGGCGACCGAGCACCTGCTGGCGCGGGGGCGCCGCCGCATCGCGGTGATCGGCGGCGACCTGCGCGGACAGCACAACACCAGCCGCCTGCGCACCATCGGCCACCAGCAGGCCCTGACGGCGGCCGGGCTCGCCGTGCCGTCCGGCCTGGTGATGCCGGTGCCCGAGTTCCGCTGGGCCGACGGGGCGGCAGCCGCCCGTACGCTCATGCGGCTGCCGGACCGGCCGGACGCGCTGCTCTGCCTCAACGACCACCTGGCCCTCGGCGCGGTGCGGGCGCTCCACGAGGACGGCTGGTCGGTTCCCAAGGACGTGGACGTGGTCGGGTTCGACGACATCGAGGCCACCCGGTTCAGCATCCCCACCATCACCACCGTCGCTCCCGACAAGCCCGGCATCGCACGGCGGGCGGTGCAGTTGCTGCTGGAGCGGATCGACGCCGGCGCGCCGGGCGGGCCCGCGGTGGACGAGACGGCGGGGCACCGGCTGATCGTGCGGGAGAGTTCGGGAGGATGAGGGGGCCGGGCCTCCGGCGGGCCGCACGGCCCGGCGGCCGGGCCTCCGGCGCGGCCCCTGGCACCGGCGGCGACAGGCGTCCGGAACGGCGCTCCCCCGGCCTTGTCAGTGTCACGGACGGGCATGTATAACGTTGTAAAACTTGAGCCCGGCGGCTCGGCGCACGGCTCATGGTCAGGGCACCGTATCCGCACCGACCGACCGAGTCGGGCCGCTCACGAAGGGATTGCCGTGCGGGTCAGCCTCAAGGACGTCGCCGCGCACGCGGGGGTCTCCATCAAGACCGTCTCCAACGTGGTGAACAACTACCAGCACGTCACCCCGGCCATGCGCGAGCGTGTCCAGAGGTCCATCGACGCGCTCGGCTACCAGCCCAACCTCGCCGCCAGGCATCTGAGGAAGGGGCGTACGGGCATCATCGCGCTCGCCCTGCCCGAGCTGGGCAACCCCTACTTCGCCGAACTGGCCGCCTCCGTCATCGACACCGCGGCCCAGCACGACTACATCGTGCTCCTCGACCACACCGGAGGGCTGCGCGAGCAGGAACTCCTGGTGAGCCAGGGCTTCCGGGCCCGGGTGATCGACGGTCTCATCCTCAGCCCGATCGAGCTGGAGACCGAGGACCTGCGCGACCGCGCCCAGGACGTGCCGCTGGTGCTGCTCGGCGAACGGGACTACGACCTGCCGTACGACCACATCGCCATCGACAACGTCGCCGCGGCCCGCGCCGCCGTGCGGCACCTGATCGGTCTGGGGCGCCGGGAGGTGGCGTTCATCGGAGCCCGGCGCCGGCGCAGCGAGCCCGCCCAACTGCGCGTGCGGGGCTGGCGCGAGGAGCTCACCGCCGCCGGGCTGCCGGCCGACGAGGGGCTCGTCGCGGCCACCGACGGCTGGGGGCACGCCGACGGGGCGGTGGCCATGAACCACATCCTGGACAGCGGACGGCGGCCCGACGCGGTGTTCGCCTACAACGACCCGATGGCGATCGGGGCGATGCGGGTGCTGCACGAACGGGGCCTGCGGGTCCCCGAGGACATCGCCGTCGTCGGCTTCGACGACGTGATCGAGGGACGCTTCGGCGCGGTCACCCTCACCTCCGTGTCACCGGACAAGGCCGCCATCGGCCGCCTCGCGGTGGAGTCCGTACTCGCCCGGCTCAACGACCGGGCGCCGGAACACCGCCGCATCTGGGCGGACTACCAACTCGTTGAACGCGAAAGCACCGTGGGGCGCCCGGCTGGCACCGGCCGGGGAACCGTCTGACACATCCGCCCTGCCGCGCCCGCCCGGCCGGGAACCGCCTGCCATATCCACCCCGTCCCGCCCGGCTGGGGAACCGCCTCACGCGCCCGGGACCGCCGCCCGACCGGGGAGACCGTCAGACGCGTACGTCCCGCAGCGTCCGACCGGGAGGACCGTCGGACGCGCACAGTCCGCACCGTCCGACCGGGAGGACCGTCAAACACGTACGTCCCGCACCGTCCGACCGGGGGAGCGTCTGACACACATCCGCCCTGTCCCGCCCGGCCGGGGACCGTCCGACACATCCGCCCTGCCCCGCCCCGCCCCGCCCGGCCCCGCCCGGCCGGCCGGGGATACCGTCGGACGCGCCCATCCCGCCGGCACCGCCAGGCCTGGCCACCGGCCCGGCGGGACGTTCGGCGGGCGTTCGGCGTTCCGTGGCGGCAGGCCCGGGCGTGCGGCCACTGAGGGCCGCCGGGCGAGTCCGCAGCCCCGGAGCCCGGTCTCGGGCGAGGGCCGCCCGAAGCCCGCTCTCCGGGGAGGGCCCGCTGCGGCGTCACGCTCCACCGAACGCCCTCACACCGTCGCCCCCACCACCGGCGCGCGGTCACCGGACCGCGAACACCCCCTGCCGCGACCGCACTTCACCGAGCCCCCCCGACCGGGCAGTCCAACCCGCCCCGCGCGGCAAGCGCTTCCCGCGCCGTCCCGTCGCCGACCGAGCACCCGGAGGCCGCCACGGCGGGCCTCCCCCTCCCCTCCACCCCCGGTTTCGCACCTTGTGCGCAAGGGGTTTACAGCATCCTTCCAACGATGTAAAACCTCCTTGCGGCGCACCGGACGCCGCCCTGCACAGGGGGAGCAGCTCCACTCATGCGCGTCCTTCGGCTCCCCAGTTACCTTTTCAGCGTCACCCGGATCGGGGTCACCATGCAGCGCACCACTCACCGTTCCCTCCTCCTCGCCCGTCCCGTGGTCGTGGCCTTGGCCGCCGCCGTGGCCCTGACCGCCACCTCCTGCGCCAAGTCGGAGGACGACGCGTCGGACGGCAAGAAGTCGTCGTCGGCCGCGGCCGACGCCGGCCAGAAGGTCGTCGAGCCGAAGCCGGGCAGCAAGTCCTGCACCATCGACGCCTACGGCGGCGAGAAGATCGACCTCAAGGACGCCACCGTCGGCTTCTCGCAGTCGGAGAAGGAAGCCAACCCGTTCCGCATCGCGGAGACCCAGTCCATCAAGGACGAGGCGGCCAAGAGAGGCGTCAAGCTGCTGACGGCCAACGCCCAGTCGCAGTTCTCCAAGCAGATCAGCGACGTCCAGGACCTGCTCGCCAAGGGCGCCGACCTGCTGGTGATCGCCCCGCTCAACTCCGACGGCTGGGACCCGGTGCTGCAGGCGGCGGCCGCCAAGAAGGTCCCGATCGTCACCATCGACCGCAAGATCAACGCCACGGCCTGCAAGGACTACGTCTCCTTCATCGCCTCCGACTTCGTCGAGCAGGGCCGGCGCGCCGCCGACCAGATGATCGAGGCCACCGGCGGCAAGGGCGAGGTCGCCATCCTGCTGGGCTCGGCCGGGAACAACGTCACCACCGAGCGCACCAAGGGCTTCAAGGAGCGCGTCGCCGAGAAGGCCCCCGGTCTGAAGGTCGTCTTCGAGCAGACCGGTGACTTCACCCGCGAGAAGGGCCAGCAGGTCACCGAGCAGCTCATCCAGTCCAAGCCCGGCATCAAGGGCATCTACGCGGAGAACGACGAGATGGGCCTGGGCGCAGTGGCCGCGCTCAAGGGCGCCGGCAAGAAGGCCGGCGACATCAAGATCGTCACGGTCGACGGCACGCGCAACGCCGTCCAGGGCGTCGTCGACGGCTGGATCAGCGGCGTCATCGAGTCCAACCCGAGGTTCGGTCCGCTGGCGTTCCAGACGCTGGACACCTTCACCCAGGGCAAGGAAGTCCCGCAGGACATCGTCATCCAGGACAGCGCCTACGACGCCGGCAACGCCGAGCAGGACCTCGGCAAGGCCTACTGATCCGTCGCGGGGCCCGGTCTCCGGGCCCCCCTGTCCGTCCGTCATCCCTTCCTGTCATCCCTGGAGGCACAGGTGGCTCCCCCCGCCGAAGTCCTCGCCGTCCGCGGACTGAGCAAGACCTTCCCCGGCGTCCGGGCCCTGGACGACGTGGACCTGACCCTGCACCCGGGCGAGGTCCACGCCCTGATCGGCGAGAACGGCGCCGGCAAGTCGACCCTCATCAAAGTCCTCACCGGTGTGTACCGGCCCGACGCCGGTGACATCGTTTTCCTGGGCGGCGCGGTCTCCTTCGGCACCCCGCTGGACGCCCAGAAGGCCGGGATCTCGACCATCTACCAAGAGGTCAACCTCATCCCGCTGCTGAGCGTGGCCCGCAACCTCTTCCTGGGCCGCGAACCGCGCAACCGCTTCGGCCTGCTGGACTTCGCCCGTATGAACCGGGAGGCCGAGGAGACGCTGCGCGCCTACGGCGTCCGGGTGGACGTCCGCCGGCCGCTGCGCACGCTCGGTGTCGGCGCGCAGCAGATGGTCGCCCTGGCGCGTGCCGTGGCGAGCGAGGCGCGGATCGTCATCATGGACGAGCCGACCTCCTCGCTCGAACCGCGGGAGGTCGAGACGCTGTTCTCGGTCATCCGCCGACTGCGCGACGACGGCATCGCCGTCATCTACGTCAGCCACCGGCTCGACGAGCTGTACGCCGTGTGCGACACCGTCACGGTGCTGCGCGACGGCCGTCGCGTGCACCACGGCCGGCTCGCCGACCTCGACCGGCTCTCCCTGGTGTCCACGATGCTGGGGCGGGAGTTGGGCGAGGTGCGCGCGGAGGGCCTGACCAAGTTCACCGGCGACCGTCACGCCACCGACACCGAACCGGTGCTTGACGCCCGTGACCTGACGGTCCCGCACCAGCTGCACGGCGTCTCGGTGAGCATCCGTCCCGGCGAGGTCGTCGGGCTCGGCGGGCTGCTCGGCTCCGGGCGCACCGAGACGGCCAAGGCCATCTCGGGTGCGCTGGCGACGAGTTCGGGCAGTGTGACGGTGGCCGGGGTCCCGCTGCGCGGCGGCTCCACGCCCGCGGCGATCCGGGCGGGCGTCAGTCTGCTGCCGGAGGACCGCAAGAGCGAGGGCATCGTGCCCGGTCTGTCGGTCCGGGAGAACATCTCGCTGGCCGTGCTGCCCCGCCTGTCCCGCTTCGGGCTGGTCTCCGAGGCGCGCGTCGACAGCATCGTCGACACCTTCATCGAGCGGCTGCGCATCAAGGCGTCCTCGCCGCAGCAGAAGGTCGGCGAACTGTCCGGCGGCAACCAGCAGAAGGTACTGCTGGCCCGCTGGCTGGCGATGAACCCGAAGGTGCTCCTGCTGGACGAGCCCACCCGGGGCATCGACGTCGGTGCCAAGGCCGAGGTGCAGAAACTCGTGGACGAACTGGCCGCGGACGGCCTGGGCGTCCTGCTCATCTCCTCCGACCTGGAGGAACTGATCGAAGGGTCCGACCGCGTGGTCGTACTGAAGGACGGTGCGGTCGTCGGCGAGCTGACCGGCGACGAGGTCACCGAGGACAAGCTGATGCGGACCATCGCCGGGCACGCCCCGGCCGGGGACGCGGTCGAGGAGGCGGCGACCGATGGCTGAAGCCACCGTCCGGACCGTCGCGCTGGACCGAACGCGCGTCCTGCAGTGGCTGCAGACCTACGGCGTGTACGCCGGTGTGGCGCTGCTGCTGGTCGTCAACATCGTCATCACCCCGCACTTCCTGACCGCGGAGAACTTCCGCACCCAGGCCGTGCAGGTCGCGCCCGTCATCATCGTCGCGCTCGGCATGGCCCTGGTGATCGGGACCGAGGGCGTCGACCTGTCGGTGGGCGCCGTCATGGCGCTGGCGGCGTCCGTGACGGCGCTGTACCTCGGCTACGGGCTGCTGCCGGCGCTGCTCGTCGTGGCGGTGTTCTCCGCCGGGGTGGGGCTGGCCAACGGGGCGCTGGTGGCGTTCGTCGGGGTGCAGCCGATCGTGGCCACCCTGGCCCTCATGGTCGGCGGCCGGGGCCTGGCCCTGGTGCTGCTGCCGCAGCTGGAGGACCTGCGCAACCCCGCGCTGGCCTCCCTCGGCTCCGGTGACGTGCTGGGCGTCCCGTATCTGATCCTGATCGCGGCGGTGCTGGCCCTGCTGGTGGCGTTCGTCGTCCGCCGCACCACCTTCGGACGGCAGTTGCTCGCCATCGGTGACAGCCGTCCCGCCGCGCAGCTCGCCGGGCTGCCGGTGCGCCGGGTGCTGATCGTGGTGTACGTGGTCTGCGCGCTGCTCGCGGCGGTGGCGGGTGTGCTCGCCACGGCGCGGCTGCAGGCCAGTGACCCGACGTCGCTGGGCAATCTGATGGAGCTGTCCGCCATCACCGCCGTCGTGGTCGGCGGGACACCGCTGACCGGTGGCCGGGTGAACATCGCCGGCACCGTGGCGGGAGCCGTCCTCATCCAGCTGCTCACCGCCACCCTCATCAAGCACGATCTGCCGCCCTCGTGGACCCAGATCGCGCAGGCCATAGTGATCGTGTGCGCGGTCTACGCGGCACGGGGACGGGGGAAGCGATGACCGTCACGAAGACGGACGCGCGGGTGACCGCGGCGGGCGGCGGGGAGCCGGCGGCGGCCGCCGAGCCCGCGGGCCCGGCCCGTTCCGAGCGGCTGACGGCGCTGGTGCA is a window from the Streptomyces capillispiralis genome containing:
- a CDS encoding glycoside hydrolase family 2 protein, with protein sequence MSMPLPLDVPRPEYPRPQFVREAWLNLNGRWQFETDRGDSGLERGLRDRDLTGEIVVPFCPESELSGIGDTDFMEAVWYRREVTVPEEWSGSDVLLHFGAVDHDATVWVNGTEVARHRGGFTPFTADLRGVAAPGENAVIVVRARDSRHGPQARGKQATWYANTHCHYTRTTGIWQTVWLEPVPAAARLKRPRITPDLGSGSFHVDLPVTGNLPGHRVRAVLSDRHGEVVSASARADLDLCPKLVLTVPEDRLRTWSPADPHLYDLRLQLLDAEGGVVDEATSYAGLRSVAVHGKRVLLNGAPVFQRLVLDQGYYPDGLMTAPTDADLVRDIELGLRAGFNGARLHQKVFEERYLYHADRLGYLVWGEFGDWGCETGVRDDNQRPDASYVAQWLEALERDHSHPSIIGWCPLNETYQHLHDRITQLDDVTRAMFLATKQADPSRPVIDASGYAHRVPETDVYDSHCYEQDPEAFARTMAGLAEDRPYVNTGPDGRTWSVPYRGQPYFCSEFGGIWWDAAAAATAAGDETGTSWGYGERPRTAEEFVARFTGLVDVLLDDPDMFGYCYTQLTDVFQERNGVYGFDRGEKFDTAVLRRVQQRPAACETTG
- a CDS encoding extracellular solute-binding protein, with translation MVDLPGPRAASARPEGNRAGPSRRGVLRASLASAAVLLGGGALAGCGSAAAASDPRTVRMWDLFSGADGALLDELIDIARPDMSGTRVDRTVLEWGTPYYTKLAMASAGGRGPDVAVSHMSRLAGYAPLGLLDPWDTALLAEFGVREQDFADAVWSRTQHRGRTYAVPLDTHPFIVFFHPDTAREAGLLTGDGALDQEAFSTPERFLEAGRELARASGRQGIAFGYANDTAQGWRLFYGLYRQTGNDFGLPVGGRATADLDAMTEVIAFMQKLVDGRTNPRRLDYPAAIAAFTNRQTGMILSGEWELGTFRAADPEVGAAPFPTVFGTPAVYADSHSFVLPRRPDPDEAHRRRTHQAVAAILRAGQVWAKAGHIPAYRPVTRTGEYARLEPQARYAQAADHVVLDPAVWFAGAGSDFQNSMSQVLQQSMLDGLAPDRAARAMVERMNTALSQPSPA
- a CDS encoding LacI family DNA-binding transcriptional regulator, which translates into the protein MGRPRIKDVAEYAGVSAKTVSNVLNDYEHVSEQTRAAVREAIDALGYRVNIAGRQLRRGRTGMVALAVPDLDIAYFAELARHVMAETERLGSTTLLLETGGRREKELAAVRGFDVQFTDGVILSPLALQPRDLADRDTRLPLVLLGECNLPGSADHVAIDNVAAAREATEHLLARGRRRIAVIGGDLRGQHNTSRLRTIGHQQALTAAGLAVPSGLVMPVPEFRWADGAAAARTLMRLPDRPDALLCLNDHLALGAVRALHEDGWSVPKDVDVVGFDDIEATRFSIPTITTVAPDKPGIARRAVQLLLERIDAGAPGGPAVDETAGHRLIVRESSGG
- a CDS encoding ABC transporter permease — protein: MAEATVRTVALDRTRVLQWLQTYGVYAGVALLLVVNIVITPHFLTAENFRTQAVQVAPVIIVALGMALVIGTEGVDLSVGAVMALAASVTALYLGYGLLPALLVVAVFSAGVGLANGALVAFVGVQPIVATLALMVGGRGLALVLLPQLEDLRNPALASLGSGDVLGVPYLILIAAVLALLVAFVVRRTTFGRQLLAIGDSRPAAQLAGLPVRRVLIVVYVVCALLAAVAGVLATARLQASDPTSLGNLMELSAITAVVVGGTPLTGGRVNIAGTVAGAVLIQLLTATLIKHDLPPSWTQIAQAIVIVCAVYAARGRGKR
- a CDS encoding LacI family DNA-binding transcriptional regulator, whose product is MRVSLKDVAAHAGVSIKTVSNVVNNYQHVTPAMRERVQRSIDALGYQPNLAARHLRKGRTGIIALALPELGNPYFAELAASVIDTAAQHDYIVLLDHTGGLREQELLVSQGFRARVIDGLILSPIELETEDLRDRAQDVPLVLLGERDYDLPYDHIAIDNVAAARAAVRHLIGLGRREVAFIGARRRRSEPAQLRVRGWREELTAAGLPADEGLVAATDGWGHADGAVAMNHILDSGRRPDAVFAYNDPMAIGAMRVLHERGLRVPEDIAVVGFDDVIEGRFGAVTLTSVSPDKAAIGRLAVESVLARLNDRAPEHRRIWADYQLVERESTVGRPAGTGRGTV
- a CDS encoding ABC transporter substrate-binding protein; translated protein: MQRTTHRSLLLARPVVVALAAAVALTATSCAKSEDDASDGKKSSSAAADAGQKVVEPKPGSKSCTIDAYGGEKIDLKDATVGFSQSEKEANPFRIAETQSIKDEAAKRGVKLLTANAQSQFSKQISDVQDLLAKGADLLVIAPLNSDGWDPVLQAAAAKKVPIVTIDRKINATACKDYVSFIASDFVEQGRRAADQMIEATGGKGEVAILLGSAGNNVTTERTKGFKERVAEKAPGLKVVFEQTGDFTREKGQQVTEQLIQSKPGIKGIYAENDEMGLGAVAALKGAGKKAGDIKIVTVDGTRNAVQGVVDGWISGVIESNPRFGPLAFQTLDTFTQGKEVPQDIVIQDSAYDAGNAEQDLGKAY
- a CDS encoding sugar ABC transporter ATP-binding protein, with the translated sequence MAPPAEVLAVRGLSKTFPGVRALDDVDLTLHPGEVHALIGENGAGKSTLIKVLTGVYRPDAGDIVFLGGAVSFGTPLDAQKAGISTIYQEVNLIPLLSVARNLFLGREPRNRFGLLDFARMNREAEETLRAYGVRVDVRRPLRTLGVGAQQMVALARAVASEARIVIMDEPTSSLEPREVETLFSVIRRLRDDGIAVIYVSHRLDELYAVCDTVTVLRDGRRVHHGRLADLDRLSLVSTMLGRELGEVRAEGLTKFTGDRHATDTEPVLDARDLTVPHQLHGVSVSIRPGEVVGLGGLLGSGRTETAKAISGALATSSGSVTVAGVPLRGGSTPAAIRAGVSLLPEDRKSEGIVPGLSVRENISLAVLPRLSRFGLVSEARVDSIVDTFIERLRIKASSPQQKVGELSGGNQQKVLLARWLAMNPKVLLLDEPTRGIDVGAKAEVQKLVDELAADGLGVLLISSDLEELIEGSDRVVVLKDGAVVGELTGDEVTEDKLMRTIAGHAPAGDAVEEAATDG